In a genomic window of Paroedura picta isolate Pp20150507F chromosome 14, Ppicta_v3.0, whole genome shotgun sequence:
- the LOC143823452 gene encoding protocadherin gamma-B5-like isoform X3, whose translation MDRKHRGNVRALRRQVLLLSFLSFCSWTASEQIQYSIPEEMPKGSIVGNLAKDLGLNARELAQRNLHAVSVDDRQYFSISAENGKLYVNERIDREGICDTTALCLVNFEAVVENPLNTFHITVVIQDINDNAPYFANGYIKLEVSESSALGTRFLLGRVEDPDIGMNSLQDYQINPNQYFTIEGRESKDGKKFAELVLQKPLDREREQSFQLTLVAIDGGEPRKTGTMQIRIDVTDTNDNFPVFSQELYKATLRENMPVGSFVLQIVASDDDEGTNAQISYHFINVPRNGQEKFSLNSVNGTITLKVPLDFEETKEYTMTAAAKDGGGLMTHCNIEITVLDENDNFPEVTIVSLFSPVPEDSISGTLIALINVKDKDTGDNGKIACNLEKHLPFKIIPSSNNYYKLQTDSPLDREEHSEYNITIIATDQGTPELSTHKTISLLISDINDNFPSFEKSSYSIFVPENNPSGASIFTVKAVDPDVGKNSRITYSILHSNIKELPISSYISINSETGALYAQRAFDYEQFREFQLQVKAQDGGSPPLSSNVTVRVFIMDRNDNSPRILSPSQEAKGSALFDMVPRSAEAGYLVTKVVAVDADSGHNAWLSYHIIQATEPGFFTVGSHTGEIRTSRAFVEKDAAKQKLAILVKDNGQPSLSATVTLNLVFAENFQEALPEMKNQPISSDYQSDLQFYLVLALALMSFLFLLTVILVILLKLRRSGNPKFLQCFAPVPHSKAGAIFPPNFEDGTLPYSYQLCLSSESRKNEVTFLTPNIQIADNILWNNTSAVPILNNGENNSNSEMERTDQLLWKRFVIPSMKRWQCIPLWEILQKIWD comes from the coding sequence ATGGACAGAAAGCACAGAGGGAATGTCCGGGCACTCAGAAGGCAAGTACTGCTTCTCTCTTTCTTGTCCTTCTGCAGCTGGACTGCCTCAGAGCAGATTCAGTATTCCATACCTGAAGAGATGCCAAAGGGTTCTATTGTGGGTAACCTTGCCAAGGATCTGGGTCTGAATGCCAGAGAACTAGCACAGCGTAATCTACATGCTGTCTCTGTGGATGATAGGCAGTATTTCAGTATCAGTGCAGAGAATGGAAAACTCTATGTAAATGAGAGAATAGACAGGGAAGGGATTTGTGACACAACTGCACTTTGTCTTGTTAATTTTGAGGCAGTGGTTGAAAACCCTCTGAATACTTTTCATATAACTGTAGTGATTCAAGACATTAACGATAATGCACCATATTTTGCAAATGGATACATCAAGTTGGAAGTCAGTGAATCCAGTGCCCTAGGTACAAGATTTCTTCTTGGGAGAGTTGAAGATCCTGACATTGGTATGAATTCTCTTCAAGATTACCAGATCAACCCCAACCAGTATTTCACTATAGAAGGTAGGGAGAGTAAAGATGGGAAGAAATTTGCAGAGTTAGTACTACAAAAGCCATTGGATCGTGAAAGGGAACAGTCTTTCCAGTTAACTCTTGTAGCGATAGATGGTGGAGAACCAAGAAAAACTGGTACAATGCAGATACGTATTGATGTCACTGACACAAATGACAATTTTCCTGTCTTCTCTCAAGAACTTTACAAGGCAACTCTGAGGGAAAATATGCCTGTTGGTTCATTTGTTCTCCAAATTGTGGCCTCTGATGATGATGAAGGTACAAATGCCCAGATCTCATACCATTTTATCAATGTACCAAGAAATGGCCAGGAGAAATTCAGCCTGAATTCAGTCAATGGTACAATAACTCTAAAAGTGCCtttggactttgaagaaaccaaaGAATATACCATGACTGCAGCAGCAAAAGATGGAGGAGGATTAATGACCCACTGCAACATTGAAATAACAGTTCTTGATGAAAATGACAACTTCCCGGAGGTGACTATTGTATCCCTCTTTAGCCCAGTCCCTGAAGATTCCATTTCTGGAACATTAATTGCCTTGATCAATGTAAAAGACAAAGATACCGGGGACAATGGGAAAATTGCATGCAATTTAGAAAAGCATTTACCCTTCAAGATTATACCCTCTTCTAATAATTACTATAAGCTGCAGACAGACAGTCCTTTAGACCGAGAAGAACATTCTGAATATAATATTACAATCATAGCCACTGACCAAGGGACACCTGAACTTTCCACTCATAAAACCATCTCATTACTGATTTCAGATATTAATGATAATTTCCCTTCTTTTGAGAAATCATCCTACAGCATCTTTGTGCCAGAAAACAATCCTTCTGGTGCTTCCATTTTCACTGTCAAAGCTGTGGACCCAGATGTGGGAAAAAACTCCCGAATCACATATTCTATCCTTCACAGCAACATCAAAGAGCTCCCCATCTCTTCATACATCTCCATTAACTCTGAGACTGGAGCTCTCTATGCCCAGAGGGCCTTTGACTATGAACAGTTCAGAGAGTTCCAGCTTCAAGTGAAGGCCCAAGATGGCGGCTCTCCCCCtctcagcagcaatgtcacaGTCAGGGTGTTCATCATGGATAGGAATGACAACAGCCCACggatcctgtccccttcccaaGAAGCCAAGGGGTCGGCCTTGTTTGACATGGTGCCCCGTTCGGCTGAGGCAGGATATCTGGTCACAAAAGTGGTGGCGGTGGATGCTGATTCTGGACACAACGCCTGGCTTTCCTACCATATCATTCAAGCCACCGAACCAGGATTCTTCACGGTTGGTTCTCACACTGGAGAGATCAGGACCTCAAGAGCCTTTGTGGAGAAAGATGCTGCCAAGCagaaattggccattttggtgaaGGATAACGGGCAGCCATCTCTCTCAGCTACTGTGACACTGAACCTGGTGTTTGCGGAGAACttccaggaagcccttccagaaaTGAAAAACCAACCCATCAGTTCTGACTATCAGTCCGACTTGCAGTTCTACCTGGTGCTGGCCTTGGCTTTGATGTCCTTCTTGTTCCTCCTGACAGTGATTCTGGTCATTCTGTTAAAGCTTCGAAGATCAGGGAATCCCAAATTCCTGCAATGCTTTGCTCCAGTTCCCCATTCTAAGGCTGGTGCCATCTTCCCACCAAACTTCGAAGATGGGACTTTGCCTTATTCCTACCAGCTGTGTCTTTCCTCCGAGTCAAGGAAGAATGAGGTCACTTTTCTGACCCCCAATATTCAGATTGCAGACAATATTCTTTGGAACAACACATCTGCTGTGCCTATCCTTAATAATGGAGAAAATAATTCAAATTCTGAGATGGAGAGAACAGACCAG